A single window of Nicotiana tomentosiformis chromosome 1, ASM39032v3, whole genome shotgun sequence DNA harbors:
- the LOC117274378 gene encoding uncharacterized protein has product MAPNDRRKQKTSSKEESAYVEPWRNLPEKLLNFLKKQPTHSTQAKSIGSAGVSKSWRFASKKCDSIAQSPWLELSNEPQYYCKTQQHSFSLSFEEAGCYWWHGRRRPRYDPWKHFHYFSPWLNGENIPIDCCFLNTSKGYAHWATYSSNARKSFMFPFLNSHPYYSPFVGSGYCCFPPFVVYQLGKNQKWMQQESSQNGLIDPNDPKGQLIQFSNAIIFEGKFYALSLQGTLAVIEESDESQFQLTRLSSKRAIPSSYSKHFIECFLESNGEILLIFLISERSNKMVNKVEVFKLQIEDLSWLKLENFGDRTLFAGINCSASVPASQVGCRNNSVYFTHKGIDGWRRYDMRSGCILPCYDNAGSEIKIPMWEDPVTKKSLGRRRRY; this is encoded by the coding sequence ATGGCTCCGAATGATAGGAGAAAACAGAAAACTTCATCTAAAGAAGAGTCTGCTTATGTGGAACCATGGCGAAATCTTCCTGAAAAGCTACTCAACTTTCTGAAAAAGCAACCAACACATTCAACTCAAGCAAAATCCATAGGTTCTGCTGGTGTTTCTAAATCATGGAGATTTGCATCCAAGAAATGTGATTCCATCGCACAATCACCGTGGCTTGAGCTTTCAAATGAACCCCAATACTATTGCAAAACTCAGCAGCATTCCTTCAGCCTCTCATTTGAAGAAGCCGGTTGCTATTGGTGGCATGGTAGAAGAAGGCCGCGTTATGATCCTTGGAAGCATTTTCATTACTTCTCACCTTGGTTGAATGGAGAAAATATACCTATTGATTGCTGTTTTCTGAATACTTCCAAAGGCTATGCTCATTGGGCTACTTACTCATCCAATGCTAGAAAATCATTTATGTTTCCCTTTCTAAATTCTCATCCTTACTACTCTCCTTTTGTTGGTAGTGGATATTGTTGCTTTCCACCATTTGTGGTTTATCAGTTAGGAAAAAACCAAAAATGGATGCAACAAGAAAGCAGTCAAAATGGCCTAATTGATCCAAATGATCCTAAGGGGCAACTGATACAATTCAGCAATGCAATTATCTTTGAAGGGAAGTTTTATGCACTGAGTTTGCAGGGGACTCTGGCAGTAATAGAAGAAAGTGATGAATCTCAGTTTCAACTTACACGACTAAGTAGTAAACGAGCCATTCCTTCGAGCTACTCAAAGCATTTCATAGAGTGCTTTCTTGAGTCTAATGGGGAAATCTTGCTCATTTTCCTAATTTCAGAAAGATCAAACAAGATGGTGAACAAAGTGGAAGTGTTTAAGCTGCAGATTGAAGATTTGTCATGGTTAAAGCTGGAAAATTTCGGAGATAGAACGCTATTTGCGGGGATTAATTGCTCCGCTTCAGTGCCTGCAAGTCAAGTTGGCTGCAGAAATAACTCTGTATATTTTACTCATAAGGGAATTGATGGTTGGAGACGGTATGATATGAGAAGTGGTTGCATTTTGCCCTGTTATGATAATGCTGGTTCTGAGATAAAAATTCCAATGTGGGAGGATCCAGTAACTAAAAAATCATTAGGTCGACGTCGACGATATTGA
- the LOC104087140 gene encoding L-type lectin-domain containing receptor kinase IX.1-like has protein sequence MVFSKILNILLFLVLFVIPSFYSLNFNLSSINPSDANRSINVTGDAYISNQGIQVTPDERNVALGGKTGRANFIEPLQLWKKTTGELADFTTHFSFVIDSNGNDSFADGLAFFLAPVGSSIPIGSAGNGLGLAKAELEGSSSPEPFVAIEFDTFLNTWDPPYLHVGINVNSMESAVTQVWRNNITLGRKNDAWISYNASSHTLKVVFTGFSNNKFNKDKLSLLIDLRNYLPENVTFGFSASTGQLFQKNNVKSWDFNSSLSFDPNEDPENAEQPSASPPITQVQDPKGPPSNQEISARKKGNKGLVVGSSIGLPVLILGLITASCFLLKKKRKRNDKDHVFADLSMDNEFQKGTGPKKFSYGELALATNNFAEGQKLGEGGFGEVYEGLLKECKSYVAVKRVSSGSKQGIKEYASEVKIISRLRHRNLVQLIGWCHEKGQLHLVYELMPNGSLDKHLFKEKSLLVWEIRWKIVQGLASALLYLHEEWEQCVVHRDVKASNVMLDSNFNAKLGDFGLARLVDHEKGSQTTMLAGTVGYMAPECVMNGKASKESDVYSFGIVALEIASGRRSIDIKAAEDQVRLVEWVWNLYGIGKLVEATDPRLNKIFNEQQMKRLMVLGLWCAHPDNKLRPSIGQAIRVLDSEVQLPILPSRMPVATYSPPPLNMFSPPFSHTYETKTVGREQEQTMTYTYNSTKSSSVYTSSAASSTKSLL, from the coding sequence ATGGTTTTCAGCAAAATTTTGAACATCTTGCTATTCTTAGTACTTTTTGTTATCCCTTCTTTCTATTCACTGAACTTTAACCTCTCCAGCATCAATCCTTCTGATGCTAATCGTTCCATCAATGTCACTGGAGATGCCTATATATCGAACCAGGGTATACAAGTCACCCCTGATGAGCGTAATGTGGCATTAGGTGGAAAAACTGGTCGAGCTAATTTTATTGAGCCACTGCAATTATGGAAAAAGACTACAGGAGAATTGGCAGATTTTACTACACATTTCTCGTTTGTCATTGATTCAAATGGTAACGATAGCTTTGCTGATGGACTCGCCTTTTTCTTAGCTCCTGTTGGTTCTAGTATACCAATTGGTTCAGCTGGAAATGGCCTTGGTCTTGCCAAGGCCGAGTTAGAAGGCAGCTCATCCCCTGAGCCATTTGTTGCTATCGAGTTCGATACATTTCTCAATACTTGGGACCCACCCTATTTACATGTTGGTATCAATGTAAATTCTATGGAATCTGCTGTTACTCAAGTATGGAGGAATAACATTACACTGGGGAGGAAAAATGATGCTTGGATTAGTTATAATGCTAGTTCGCATACTCTTAAAGTTGTTTTCACTGGATTTTCAAATAATAAATTTAACAAGGACAAGCTTAGTTTATTGATTGATCTGAGGAATTATTTGCCTGAGAATGTTACTTTTGGCTTCTCAGCATCAACTGGACAATTGTTTCAGAAAAACAATGTCAAGTCTTGGGATTTCAATTCAAGTTTGAGTTTTGATCCTAACGAAGATCCAGAAAATGCTGAACAGCCTAGTGCAAGTCCTCCTATTACTCAAGTTCAAGATCCAAAGGGTCCTCCTTCCAATCAAGAAATCAGCGCCAGGAAAAAAGGAAACAAGGGACTAGTAGTTGGATCAAGCATAGGTTTGCCTGTTCTGATTCTTGGGCTGATCACTGCTAGCTGCTTTTTATTGAAGAAAAAGAGGAAAAGGAATGATAAAGACCATGTCTTTGCTGATCTGAGTATGGACAATGAATTTCAAAAGGGAACCGGCCCTAAGAAGTTTTCATATGGTGAATTAGCTCTTGCAACGAACAACTTTGCTGAGGGACAGAAGCTTGGAGAAGGTGGATTTGGCGAAGTTTATGAAGGTTTATTGAAGGAATGTAAATCATATGTTGCTGTTAAGAGAGTATCAAGCGGTTCTAAACAAGGGATAAAGGAGTATGCATCAGAAGTGAAGATCATCAGCCGATTAAGACACAGAAATTTAGTTCAACTTATTGGTTGGTGTCACGAGAAAGGGCAGTTGCATCTTGTTTATGAATTGATGCCTAATGGAAGCTTAGATAAGCATCTTTTCAAAGAAAAGTCATTGTTGGTATGGGAAATCAGGTGGAAAATTGTTCAAGGATTAGCCTCGGCTTTGCTCTATCTACACGAAGAGTGGGAACAATGTGTAGTCCATAGGGACGTAAAAGCAAGTAATGTCATGTTGGATTCAAACTTCAACGCTAAATTAGGCGATTTTGGTTTGGCTAGACTTGTGGATCATGAAAAAGGATCTCAAACAACAATGTTGGCGGGGACTGTAGGGTATATGGCACCTGAATGTGTTATGAATGGAAAAGCTAGTAAGGAGTCAGATGTCTACAGTTTTGGGATAGTAGCATTGGAAATAGCAAGTGGAAGAAGATCAATAGATATTAAAGCAGCAGAAGATCAAGTGAGATTGGTGGAATGGGTTTGGAACCTCTATGGAATTGGAAAGCTAGTTGAAGCAACTGATCCAAGATTGAATAAGATATTtaatgagcaacaaatgaaacgTTTAATGGTTCTTGGTCTATGGTGTGCTCATCCAGACAACAAACTCAGGCCATCAATAGGGCAAGCAATTCGTGTTCTTGATTCTGAAGTTCAGTTACCTATTCTTCCCTCAAGAATGCCTGTTGCGACGTATTCTCCCCCTCCATTGAATATGTTTTCGCCTCCATTTTCACATACTTATGAAACTAAAACAGTGGGGCGTGAGCAGGAACAGACTATGACTTACACTTATAACAGTACTAAATCCTCAAGTGTTTATACATCATCAGCTGCTTCGTCGACAAAATCACTTTTGTAA
- the LOC138906628 gene encoding F-box/kelch-repeat protein At1g57790-like: MVQKVKKDKNQSSPKKEANNSPRPWPNLPKELTSLISSEPSLMENISFGGVTKSWRSAHSKKCIPIGKSLWPQLTEIQKNKNHSHCFHIGYYWPYGRRWRTWKDPWIYFKGHSHGSLIAVGRCPNDILLWKSYRETYCHLPSWDTRVPFRFATLSTFHPISLNDYGKTCMIMVLTGAASPAFVFCETGARKECVWRKQDCNLTDPFGSGEHLQFINAIGFNGKFYALSLQGTLAVIEEIDSSLRVTEMSSSRAVPYVISRHFREILVESDGEILLIFLVSKRSIKKVDDVEVYRLDIPKLLWVKMESLGHRTLFVEEECCMWINGSKLGCRSNCIYFTQQVSENWWLFDKQAKSISPAPESNLFGIESLM, encoded by the coding sequence ATGGTTCAAAAAGTCAAGAAGGATAAGAATCAAAGTTCACCAAAGAAAGAAGCCAATAATAGCCCAAGGCCATGGCCAAATCTTCCCAAAGAACTCACCAGCTTAATCTCAAGTGAACCGAGTCTAATGGAAAACATCAGTTTTGgtggtgtcaccaagtcatggaGATCAGCACACTCTAAAAAATGTATCCCAATAGGAAAATCCCTATGGCCACAACTCACTGAAATTCaaaaaaacaagaatcattctcaCTGCTTTCATATAGGATATTACTGGCCTTATGGTAGAAGATGGCGGACATGGAAGGACCCTTGGATATATTTCAAGGGTCATTCTCATGGTTCACTAATAGCAGTTGGACGCTGTCCAAATGATATCTTATTGTGGAAATCCTACAGAGAGACCTACTGTCACCTTCCATCTTGGGATACCCGCGTTCCGTTCAGGTTTGCAACTTTATCTACATTTCATCCCATAAGTCTCAATGACTATGGAAAAACTTGTATGATTATGGTGCTAACAGGTGCTGCTTCTCCAGCTTTTGTGTTCTGTGAAACGGGGGCCAGAAAAGAATGTGTGTGGAGGAAGCAAGACTGTAACCTAACTGACCCCTTTGGCTCAGGTGAACATTTGCAGTTCATAAATGCCATTGGCTTTAATGGAAAATTCTACGCGTTGAGTTTGCAGGGGACACTTGCAGTAATTGAAGAAATTGATTCTAGCCTTAGAGTCACTGAGATGAGCTCAAGCAGGGCTGTTCCTTATGTTATTTCAAGGCATTTCAGGGAAATTTTAGTTGAATCAGATGGGGAAATATTATTGATTTTCTTGGTCTCTAAAAGATCCATTAAAAAAGTGGATGATGTTGAAGTTTACAGGCTGGATATTCCAAAACTGTTGTGGGTTAAGATGGAAAGCCTTGGGCATAGAACATTGTTTGTGGAGGAAGAATGTTGTATGTGGATTAATGGCAGCAAGCTAGGATGCAGGAGCAATTGCATATATTTTACTCAGCAAGTAAGTGAAAACTGGTGGCTGTTTGACAagcaagcaaaatcaatatcaccTGCTCCTGAAAGCAACCTTTTTGGTATTGAATCTTTGATGTAG